From the Deltaproteobacteria bacterium genome, the window AAGGGGAGCGAGACTTCACCCTAACGGTTGAGCTTAGACGAACAGGCTCTTCAGTGCGCGGGGTTGTTCGGCTACGTCTGCATCCGGCGCAGCTCAAAATGGAATTTCCTGAGTAAATGGGACAGAGAAAAGCTAGCGCATTTGGGGTCAGGTCTTGAAATATAAGTAATTCTCTGCTAGAGTTGTTCCATGGCGAGACCGTTACGAATCGAATACCCGGGAGCCGTCTATCACGTCACCTCCCGCGGGAATGCGCGGCACAAGATATTCAGCGACGATCAGGATCGGGAGATATTCCTTTCCATCTTAGGTGCAGTTGTCAAGCGGTACAACTGGCTCTGCCACGCCTACTGCTTCATGGATAACCATTTTTTATGTTGAACTCAACATAAGACACGTTAGGCCACAGGGAGCAAACGACAATGGCGCGCGTCCTGCACTTCACATCGGGCCCAGCTGACTGGCAGGCGCTGCTGGCCGAGCCCACAAAGCATTGGCGCACCGGATATTCCGCTCGAACATTGGCGCATTGTTGGGAGGCCGCAGACGGATTTCCGCCGGAGGTTTCCTCTGCGCTGGCAAAGTCCACCGATCCGTTGATTGCGGGTCTCGAGCCTGTTCTCGCGGTGCCAGAATTCAAGGTCCCGCTACTGGGCGGTGAACGCGCGTCCCAGAACGACATTTTCGTGCTTGCGCGCTCAAAGGCCGGCCCCGTTTCGATCATGGTCGAAGGAAAGGTCAACGAGCCGTTCGGCCCAACGATAGAAGAATGGCGCGCAGACGCTTCTCCCGGCAAGAAGACAAGACTCTCCTTCCTCCTCCGTAGCGTTGGACTGCCGAAACAAATCGACGGCGCCATTCGTTATCAGTTGCTTCACCGCGCGGCGTCCGCAGTAATCGAGGGTGAGCGCTATCGCGCAGTTGCAGCCATGATACTTGTCCATTCCTTCAGCGCAAAACGTACCGGCTGGTCTGACTACCGCGCATTTCTCAACCTCTTCGGCGTTCGCGCAGAGGTAGGCCGGCCACAGCGGCTTCCCGGTACGCAGGTTGTTCCGCTCTTCGCGGTTTGGATCCCGGGCGACTCCAAGTTTCTCGCCTATTGAGTCATATGCTGTGGCCTAACCCAGCGTTCAACACGGACGCGCCGGCGGCGGGCGTCGGTTGGCAATGCGAGCACTACATCGGCGGCGCGCCGGTTAACTCGTCACGTTAGGCTTACTTTCAAGTCGTAATCCTCGGTTCTCGAATATTGCTTCCACCAATGACTTGGTGAAAGAGAGAATTAAAGATAATCGGACAACGTCTGAGAGGCCAGCTTTTATCTATCACATTTTATTTTATTGAACTCCACCTACCCAAACCATTATAATCCCTTCCAGCATCTGCCAGCGAATGAAAAACCCACCAGAGAGGAGGAGGATTACTATTTTCGATTTGGCGATTTTAGGGGGAACGGTTATCGACGGGACAGGCCGGCCGACCTTGCCCTGCAGGGAGACCGGAGTGTGCGGGTGGCGCCGGTGGGAAAAGGGGAGGCCTTACGGGAGATCTCCGCTGCTGGCGCGGTGGTGGCCCCTGGTTTTATCGATACCCACAGCCACTCGGATTTAATGATTTTAGTGGAGCCGGAATTACTCCCCAAACTCATGCAGGGAATCACCACCGAACTGCTGGGCCAAGACGGTATCGGCGCAGCCCCTATGCATCCGCAGCATGCGGTTCAATGGCGCCAGTATATGGCTGGACTCAGCGGAGACCCGCCCATCTCGTGGGACTGGGAAAGCCTCGGACAGTACGCTGAACGGTTGGCTGCTGTTCCTACGGGTCCGAATCTGGCTCTACTGGTCCCTCAGGGGAACGTCCGCATGGTGGTGATGGGCTTGGAAAATGTATTCGCCGACGCCAACCAGATCAAAGCCATGGAGGATCATGTTCGCCAGGCCATGGAAGAGGGCGCTTTAGGAATCTCCCTGGGGATGATCTACATGCCCTGCATCTTTTCCCGGCGAGACGAACTGGTCAGCCTTTTCCGCACCTGCGGCCGGATGGGAGGCTTTTGGGTGGTCCATATCCGCAGCGGCGGCGACCGCCTGTTGGAGTCCATCCAGGAGGTAATTTCCATGGCCAAAGAAGCCGAGATCCCGTTACACATCTCCCACTTTAAAGCGGCGGGCAAACGCAACTGGCCTAAGATGGAGCTCGCTCTGGAGGCAGTGGATAAGGCCTACCAGGAAGGGTTGGATATTACCTTTGACATCTACCCTTATACAGCCGGGAGCACTATGTTCCTGGCCATACTTCCGCCCTGGGCTTTGGCCGGGGGCACCCAGAAAACAATCCAGCGGCTCAGGGATCCTTCTCTGCGGGCCCAAATTTGTGAACAGTTCATCAACCCCCCACCCCCGGATCCTGAGGGGCCATCCTGGGAAAACTATGTCAATTATGCCGGGTGGGAAAATATCATTATTTCCTCTGTGGAAAGTCAGAAGAACCGATCCTGGGTGGGAAAATCGGTTGCGACAATCGCCAGCCGAGAGGGGAAAGACCCTGCGGAAACAGCCTTGGACATCCTGCTGGAAGAGGAAGGCCGGGTGGGTATGATCCTTTTCAGCATGGACGAGGAGAAAATGGTCCTAGGGCTGCGCCATCCCTTAGGCATGATCTGCACCGATGGACTCCTGGGCGAAACCCCATCCGCGGGTTTATGGAGCCTTTCCCAGGGTGTTAGGGCGTTATGTACGGGAAAGGAAGGATATGTCCCTTGAGGAGGCGGTACGCAAGATGACCTCTTTGCCTGCCAGACGGCTGGGCCTTGAAGATCGCGGGGTACTGGCCGCAGGAAAGGCTGCCGATCTTGTGGTCTTCGATCCGGAAATCGTCCTGGATCAGGCCACGTACGAAAATCCTTGGCAATACCCCACAGGGATCCGGCACGTCATCGTCAATGGGGTCCATTCGGTAGAGAATGGACGATTCACGGGCCAGCGAGGGGGACGGGTGCTATCCCGAAGGTCTCCTACTTAGCTGTACCGAGGGGACCTGTTTTCCCCTAAGGAAGGTGCTCAATGGCATATACCTGTTTTACCTGCGGGAATAAATATTCCCTGAACGAAAAGCTTTTCCGGTGCCCCTGCGGAAGTTTTCTCCAAGTTGAACCCCACGGATTTTTTTCAAAAAAACAACTTGACCGTCGTGACCTTTCTATCTGGAGATATCGCGAGGCTTTCGGCCTTCCCGAGCAGGTCGAACCCGTTTCGATAGGGGAAGGGAGGACACCGGTCGTCCGCAGGAAGGTCGAGGACACCGACCTCCTATTCAAGCTTGACTTTCTTCAGCCCTCGGGTTCCTTTAAGGACCGGGGAGCCAGCGTCCTCATTTCCCTGGCCAAAAGCTTGGAAGTATCTCAGGTGGTGGAGGATTCCTCGGGAAACGCCGGCGCAGCCATCTCTGCTTATGCCGCCGCTGCCGGGATCAGATGCACGGTTTATGTCCCGGCTTACACCCCTGAGGGAAAGCTCATTCAGATGAAGCTCTATGGGTCTGAAGTGGTGAAAGTGCCCGGGAAACGGCAGGATGCCAACGAGGCAGTGATCGAGGCCGCGAAAGAGGCTTACTACGCCAGCCACCTTTGGAATCCCTTTTTTCCCATGGGACTCCAGTCCGCCGCCTTCGAAATCTGGGAACAGTTAGGAGGAAAATTGCCTTCCCGCGTAGTCGTTCCTATTGGAGGAGGCGGGTTTTTAGAAGGCCTTTATTTAGGCTTCGTGGCCTTGAAACAGGCGGGTCATGTGCGGGAAATTCCGAAATTGATTGGCGTGCAGGCTGAGCAATGCCCTCCCATTCACCGGGCTTTCCAGGAAGGGCTTCCAGATTATCGGGAGATGGAGGTCGAGGCGACCGTGGCCGAGGGAATTGCGGTGCAGAAGCCGCCCCGAGGAAAGGCCGTACTCCAGGCTTTGAGGGACAGCGGAGGCCATACCGTAGGGGTCCATGACGAGGAGATCCTCTCTGCTGAGAAGATCCTTTTCTCCTTAGGTCTTTTTGTAGAACCTACTTCTGCTTCCGCTTTGGCAGGCTGGCGGAAACTGCCGAAGGAAGAAAAGGAAGGCGCCCTCGTCATGCTCACCGGAAATGGCCTGAAGGAAACGAAGAAGCTTTCTGATCTTTTTCTAAGCGCATAAGTCACAAGCACTTCGTCGAGGGGTGAGGGAGTACTTATTCGTTTCCTGCAAGGTAATCGATGGCCGCCTGGACCCCTCCTTTTTTAAACGGTATCCCCGCCAGGGCCAATCCCATCTCCACTCCGCCCAAGGTTCCGGCCAGCATCAATTCATTGAAGTCCCCCATGTGGCCGATGCGGAAAACCTTGCCTTGGAGCCTTCCCAGCCCATTGCCCAAGGAGAGATTGAACTTTTCCAGGATAAGCTTACGCAAGGCGTCCGCGTCATGACCTTGCGGAACCTGGACGGCTGTGACCGAGTTGCTGTATTCCTCGGGGTTCAGGCAATTTATCTCCAGCCCCCATGTCCGGACAGCGCGGCGGGTGGCCTCGCCAAATCGATTGTGCCGGGCAAAAATCTTCTCCAAACCTTCTTCGAGGATCATCTGCATCGCTTCTTTCAGACCAAAAAATAAGTTCGTCGGCGGGGTGTAAGGGAAGAAACCTGTCTGGTTAACCTTGATTATCGCTTCCCAGTCCCAATAGGACCTCGGCAGCCGGGCCGATTTCGCTGCGGCCAGGGCCTTTTCGCTCACCACGTTAAACCCGAGTCCCGGCGGCAGCATCAACCCTTTTTGGGAGCTGCCCACCGTTACATCAACTCCCCACGCGTCATGCTGATATTCGGTTAAAGCTAAAGAGGAGATGGTATCAACCATGAATAAGGCGGGATGCCCAACCCGGTCGATGGCTTTCCGAATCTCGGCCACCCGGCTGACCACTCCGGTTGAGGTTTCATTGTGGACCACCATGAGGGCCTTGATGGCCCGCTCTCGGTCTTCGCTAAGCTTCGCTTCGACCGTGGCAGGGTCAACACCATGCCGCCAGTCTCCGGGGATGAAATCGACTTCCAGTCCCAAGCGTGCCGCCACGTTGCGCCACATCGTGGCGAAATGGCCGGTTTCGAACATCAAAACTTTATCGCCCGGGGAGAGGGCGTTCACAACCGCCGCTTCCCAAGCTCCGGTTCCGGAGGACGGGTATATTACAATCTTCCCGGAAGTTTTGCATACCTTTTGCAGCCCTGCGAGCAGCTCCTGGGTTAGCCGGGCGAATTCCGGCCCGC encodes:
- a CDS encoding amidohydrolase family protein encodes the protein MAPVGKGEALREISAAGAVVAPGFIDTHSHSDLMILVEPELLPKLMQGITTELLGQDGIGAAPMHPQHAVQWRQYMAGLSGDPPISWDWESLGQYAERLAAVPTGPNLALLVPQGNVRMVVMGLENVFADANQIKAMEDHVRQAMEEGALGISLGMIYMPCIFSRRDELVSLFRTCGRMGGFWVVHIRSGGDRLLESIQEVISMAKEAEIPLHISHFKAAGKRNWPKMELALEAVDKAYQEGLDITFDIYPYTAGSTMFLAILPPWALAGGTQKTIQRLRDPSLRAQICEQFINPPPPDPEGPSWENYVNYAGWENIIISSVESQKNRSWVGKSVATIASREGKDPAETALDILLEEEGRVGMILFSMDEEKMVLGLRHPLGMICTDGLLGETPSAGLWSLSQGVRALCTGKEGYVP
- a CDS encoding amidohydrolase family protein; amino-acid sequence: MDSWAKPHPRVYGAFPRVLGRYVRERKDMSLEEAVRKMTSLPARRLGLEDRGVLAAGKAADLVVFDPEIVLDQATYENPWQYPTGIRHVIVNGVHSVENGRFTGQRGGRVLSRRSPT
- a CDS encoding threonine synthase, encoding MAYTCFTCGNKYSLNEKLFRCPCGSFLQVEPHGFFSKKQLDRRDLSIWRYREAFGLPEQVEPVSIGEGRTPVVRRKVEDTDLLFKLDFLQPSGSFKDRGASVLISLAKSLEVSQVVEDSSGNAGAAISAYAAAAGIRCTVYVPAYTPEGKLIQMKLYGSEVVKVPGKRQDANEAVIEAAKEAYYASHLWNPFFPMGLQSAAFEIWEQLGGKLPSRVVVPIGGGGFLEGLYLGFVALKQAGHVREIPKLIGVQAEQCPPIHRAFQEGLPDYREMEVEATVAEGIAVQKPPRGKAVLQALRDSGGHTVGVHDEEILSAEKILFSLGLFVEPTSASALAGWRKLPKEEKEGALVMLTGNGLKETKKLSDLFLSA
- a CDS encoding aminotransferase class V-fold PLP-dependent enzyme translates to MSMQRGRHFLQIPGPTNVPDRILRALSRPTIDHRGPEFARLTQELLAGLQKVCKTSGKIVIYPSSGTGAWEAAVVNALSPGDKVLMFETGHFATMWRNVAARLGLEVDFIPGDWRHGVDPATVEAKLSEDRERAIKALMVVHNETSTGVVSRVAEIRKAIDRVGHPALFMVDTISSLALTEYQHDAWGVDVTVGSSQKGLMLPPGLGFNVVSEKALAAAKSARLPRSYWDWEAIIKVNQTGFFPYTPPTNLFFGLKEAMQMILEEGLEKIFARHNRFGEATRRAVRTWGLEINCLNPEEYSNSVTAVQVPQGHDADALRKLILEKFNLSLGNGLGRLQGKVFRIGHMGDFNELMLAGTLGGVEMGLALAGIPFKKGGVQAAIDYLAGNE